TCCGCCGCCCGCGAGGAGGAGGTGTGCCGGCGCGTCCCCGACGCGCGCCGGTACGAACCGCCCCCGGACCCGTTTCCCCGGTCCCCGGTGACCGCCCCGGAACGTCCTCCCATCGTCGTCGGGACGGGCCCGGCGGGGCTGTTCGCGGCGCTTACGCTGGCGCGCTTCGGGGCCCCTCCCGTGGTGCTGGAGCGGGGACGCCCGGTCGAGGAGCGGACGTCGGACGTCGGCCGGTTCTGGAGCGACGGCATCCTCGATCCCGAAAGCAACGCCCAGTTCGGGGAGGGGGGCGCCGGCACCTTTTCCGACGGGAAGCTGACCACGAGGATCGGAGATCCGCTGGTTACGCACGTGGTGTCCGCGTTCGCGGCGTTCGCCGGGATCCCCGGGCTGGTCAAGGACGCGAAGCCCCACGTCGGGACGGACCGGTTGCGGGAGTTCTGCCGGCGCGCGCGGGAGGAACTCCTGTCCCTCGGGGCGGTGGTCCGGTTCGGCGCGCGGATGGAGGGGCTCCTGGTCGATGGAGGAGCGGTCCGCGGGGTCCGGCTGGCCGGCGGGGAGGAGGTGCGGTCCCCCGTGGTCGTGCTGGCGGTCGGGCACTCCGCCCGGGACACGCTGCGGGCGCTCCACGCGCAGGGCGTGGCGGTCTCGGGGAAGGCGTTCGCCGTCGGTTTCCGCGTCGAGCACCCCCAGGGGCTGATCGACCGGATCCAGTACGGGGCGGCGGCGGGAAAAGGGCTGCCTCCCGCGGATTACCGCCTGGCGGCGCGGTCCCCATCGGGGCGCGGAGTCTACTCCTTCTGCATGTGCCCCGGCGGGGAGGTGCTGAACGCGGCGTCCGGCCCGTTCCAGGCGACGGTGAACGGGATGAGCCCGCGCGCGCGGAACTCGGGATTCGCCAACAGCGGGATCGTCGCGGCGGTCCCGCCCGACGGTTTCGCGGGGTGCGGCGACGGACCGCTTGCGGGGATCGCGTTCCAGGAGGAGATCGAGCGGCGGGCGTTCGCGCGGGGCGGGGGACGGTATGGACTTCCGGCGGCGAACCTGCTCGCCTTTCTCCACGGGACGGACCTCCCCCCGTCGCCGGGACGCGTCCTCGCCCCGGGGGTTGCGCGGCACACCCTCGCGGGCATCCTGCCGGAAGCGGTGGAGGAGGACCTGCGCTTCGGCCTCGTCCGGTTCGGGAAGGTGATGCGCGGCTTCGTGACCCGCGAGGCCACGCTGTACGCGGCCGAGTCGAGGACCTCCTCGCCGGTCCGCCTCGAGCGGGAGAATTACGAGTCGGTCACCCACAAAGGGTTGTATCCTGTGGGAGAGGGCGCCGGGCACGCGGGCGGGATCGTATCCTCCGCCGTGGACGGGATCCGCGCCGCCCTTCGCATCCTCGAAACCCATTCCGCATAGAAGGAAGACGCGATGCCCAAGACCCGTTTCGTGAAGGACATAAAGGAAGGCGAGCAGGTCCGCGAGCTGTTTCTCGTCGGGGGGAAGACGCTCCTGACCAGCAACGCCGGGAAGCCGTACCTGAGCCTGCAGCTGCGCGACCGGACCGGCCTGATCGAGGGGAGGGTCTGGGACCGCGCGGAGGAGATCGGCAAGCGGTTCGAGCGGGACGACGTGGTCGAGGCGAGCGGCACCGCCATCGCGTACCAGGGGCGCATCCAGCTCAAGGTCCACGACGTCCGCCGCGAGGAGAAGGGCCCCCGGGACCTTTCCGAGTATCTTCCGGTCACGAGGAAAGGGATCGACCCGCTCTGGAAGAGCCTGCAGGGGTACGTCTCGGAGGTCGGGGACCCGGAACTGAAGCGCCTGCTGTCGGCCATATTTCCCGATCCCCCGGAGACGGACGTCGCGCGGAGGTTCCGCCAGGCGCCCGGCGGGAAGACGATGCACCACGACTACATCGGCGGGCTGCTGGAGCACACCGTATCGGTCGCGGGGATCTGCCGGGTCCTGTCGTCCCATTACGAGGGGGTGAACGGCGACCTCCTCCTCGCGGGCGCGCTGCTGCACGACGTCGGGAAGGTGCACGAGCTCTCCTACGAGGGCGCGTTCGACTACACGGACGAAGGGAGGCTTCTCGGGCACCTGTACATGGGCGCGGAGTACGTCGACCGGATGTGCGCCTCCCTCCCCGGTTTCCCGGCGGAGCTCGCGATGCTGGTGAAACACATGATCCTGTCCCACCACGGGGAGCTCGAGTACGGTTCCCCCAAGCGCCCCAAGACGCTGGAGGCGGTTCTCCTCCACTTCGTCGAGAACATGGACGCGAAGGTGACGGCGTTCAACGACGCCATCGCGGAGCTCCGGGAAGGTACGCGCTGGACCGACTACCAGCGGATGTTCGAGCGGTACCTGTTCTCGGGAAAGTTCCCCGGTCCATGACCGAGAAATGGAAAGATTTTCTCGAAGACCGGGAGCGGCGGCAGCTGCTGCGGCGCCTGGTGCCGTCCGGGGACCGGTCTCCCGGGGTCGCCGTGCGGGGAGGCCGCGACTACGTCGATTTCTCCTCCAACGACTACCTGGGCCTCTCGGCCCACCCGGCGCTGGTCGCCGCCGCGAAAGGCGCGCTCGAAAAGTACGGCGTGGGGGCGGGCGCGTCCCGGCTGATGAGCGGGGACCTCGCGATCCATCACGAGCTGGAGAGGGAAGTCGCGGCGTTCAAGGGAGCGGAGGCCGCC
The sequence above is drawn from the Deltaproteobacteria bacterium genome and encodes:
- a CDS encoding HD domain-containing protein — protein: MPKTRFVKDIKEGEQVRELFLVGGKTLLTSNAGKPYLSLQLRDRTGLIEGRVWDRAEEIGKRFERDDVVEASGTAIAYQGRIQLKVHDVRREEKGPRDLSEYLPVTRKGIDPLWKSLQGYVSEVGDPELKRLLSAIFPDPPETDVARRFRQAPGGKTMHHDYIGGLLEHTVSVAGICRVLSSHYEGVNGDLLLAGALLHDVGKVHELSYEGAFDYTDEGRLLGHLYMGAEYVDRMCASLPGFPAELAMLVKHMILSHHGELEYGSPKRPKTLEAVLLHFVENMDAKVTAFNDAIAELREGTRWTDYQRMFERYLFSGKFPGP